The following are from one region of the Myxococcales bacterium genome:
- a CDS encoding HEAT repeat domain-containing protein encodes MLLVASAACLYTGRAGAEDAVTRLGRELATARSFKVRVQAALLLARTRDERAVPALTAALARDKEEVVRALVAKLLGETSEREPLITLARTALIAAGRDKARRVRRAARAALAALEATQAGGGQPLAVAVAQFGDRSGQALPALRNTVRGEIVEMLRRQPHVSLVALGDVHASFVVDGAITSLGLVPRGDDVEVSCVVNLVVSRSSRGIVLVTSGEASVQVPRSRYRPERRVALEEEAARLAAAGAHEKLRAFFARP; translated from the coding sequence TTGCTGTTGGTCGCCTCCGCCGCGTGCCTGTACACAGGACGCGCAGGCGCGGAAGACGCGGTGACGCGGCTTGGCCGCGAACTTGCCACCGCGCGCTCGTTCAAGGTGCGGGTGCAGGCGGCCCTGCTGCTCGCCCGTACCAGGGACGAGCGCGCGGTGCCTGCGCTGACAGCGGCGCTCGCGCGCGACAAAGAAGAGGTGGTCCGGGCGCTCGTGGCAAAGCTGCTCGGCGAGACCTCTGAACGAGAGCCCCTCATCACCCTGGCCCGCACGGCCTTGATCGCTGCGGGGCGGGACAAGGCAAGGCGGGTCAGGCGCGCGGCACGGGCGGCGCTGGCCGCCCTCGAAGCCACGCAGGCGGGTGGCGGCCAGCCCCTCGCGGTGGCAGTGGCTCAGTTCGGGGACCGGTCGGGACAGGCTCTTCCGGCCTTGAGAAATACGGTGCGCGGCGAGATCGTGGAGATGCTGCGGCGCCAGCCCCACGTGTCCCTCGTCGCGCTTGGGGACGTCCACGCGTCCTTCGTGGTCGATGGCGCGATCACGTCGCTTGGTCTCGTGCCCCGGGGGGATGACGTGGAGGTCAGCTGTGTCGTGAATCTGGTGGTGAGCCGCTCGTCCCGGGGCATCGTGCTCGTGACCTCCGGTGAGGCCTCCGTACAGGTGCCCCGGAGCCGATACCGCCCGGAGCGCCGCGTGGCCCTCGAGGAGGAGGCGGCCCGCCTGGCCGCCGCCGGCGCTCACGAGAAACTGAGAGCGTTCTTCGCTCGCCCGTGA
- a CDS encoding patatin-like phospholipase family protein, which produces MSAPSRIPQRGDRPRLAIVLSGGGARGAYEAGVLKYIREDLAGDLGGQVHFDVICGTSVGAIHACFMASHADIPRQQGKILCDRWEGLVLEEVVSFGIKDFLRAPGTLLGSGNIMEMEPGERRLGGVVQTRNLERLVRRMIPWTRIRKNKEVGHFESLSISATDIGSGKTVVFVESARPLPPWSVHPFVRAQMVKMGPQHCMASAALPLLFPAVQVDERFYCDGGLRQNTPLSPALRLGADKVLVLSLKYEKRAATTLPEEAQPYPGAAFLAGKILNAFLLDHIDYDLQRMERLSAIMKVVNESGDENLKQRVAEVVTRKRGAPYRVIEDMVISPSTDLGKIAGEIARAGKFKGLGGGPGIRLLRRLATTAGGVSDADLLSYILFDGVYGAELVRIGYEDARAQHEPLCRFLQDCVVPEL; this is translated from the coding sequence GTGAGCGCACCCAGCCGCATCCCTCAACGGGGCGATCGGCCTCGCCTGGCCATCGTCCTCTCCGGGGGTGGTGCCCGGGGCGCCTACGAGGCCGGGGTGCTCAAGTACATTCGCGAGGATCTCGCGGGTGACCTCGGTGGGCAAGTGCACTTCGACGTCATCTGCGGAACCTCGGTGGGCGCCATTCACGCCTGCTTCATGGCGTCCCACGCGGACATCCCTCGGCAGCAAGGCAAGATCCTCTGCGACCGGTGGGAGGGCCTGGTGTTGGAAGAGGTGGTCTCGTTCGGGATCAAGGATTTTTTGCGCGCGCCAGGCACCCTGCTGGGCAGCGGCAACATCATGGAGATGGAACCCGGTGAGCGGCGGCTCGGCGGGGTGGTGCAAACCCGCAACCTCGAGCGCCTCGTGCGCCGGATGATCCCCTGGACCCGCATCCGCAAGAACAAGGAGGTGGGGCACTTCGAGTCGTTGTCCATCTCGGCCACCGACATCGGTTCGGGCAAGACCGTGGTGTTCGTGGAAAGCGCGCGCCCGTTGCCGCCCTGGAGCGTTCATCCCTTCGTGCGGGCGCAGATGGTGAAGATGGGCCCCCAGCACTGCATGGCCTCGGCGGCCCTGCCGCTATTGTTTCCGGCGGTGCAGGTCGACGAGCGGTTCTACTGCGATGGGGGACTACGCCAGAACACGCCGCTTTCGCCCGCCTTGCGGTTGGGGGCCGACAAGGTGTTGGTTCTGAGCCTGAAATACGAGAAGCGCGCCGCCACCACCTTGCCGGAGGAAGCCCAGCCTTACCCGGGCGCTGCCTTTCTCGCAGGCAAAATCTTGAACGCGTTTCTTCTCGACCACATCGACTACGACCTGCAGCGCATGGAACGGCTGAGCGCCATCATGAAGGTGGTCAACGAGTCGGGCGACGAGAACCTCAAGCAGCGCGTGGCCGAGGTGGTCACCCGAAAACGGGGCGCGCCCTACCGGGTCATCGAGGACATGGTGATAAGCCCCAGCACGGACCTCGGCAAGATCGCCGGCGAGATCGCGCGCGCCGGGAAATTCAAGGGGCTGGGCGGGGGGCCGGGCATTCGGCTGCTGCGCCGCCTGGCCACCACGGCCGGCGGCGTCTCTGACGCCGACCTGCTCTCGTACATTCTCTTCGACGGCGTCTACGGTGCGGAGCTCGTGCGGATAGGTTACGAGGACGCACGCGCCCAGCACGAGCCGCTCTGCCGGTTCCTGCAAGACTGCGTGGTCCCCGAGCTCTGA
- a CDS encoding serine/threonine protein kinase has protein sequence MPTDGNSDASDVPVTGPRPFFAESLAPGLVVADTYEITRLIGRGGMGAVWEAKHLRLPGRLVAIKVLLGGAGSEEVLARFRREAEIASRLGHPHIVDVFDFNTLPDGTPYQVLERLVGESLGERLRRGPMPLAETVALVRQVGSALAAAHREGVVHRDLKPENIFLTPPVGEGQLYPRVKILDFGISKIRGAHSFKTQESVVMGTPQYMSPEQASGRNQEVDHRTDVFALGAIVYEMLSGQPAFQGENPLAVMVQVIQVEPTPLAALVKDVPEPVLAAVASALTKPWQARCPDVATFVNALSGRPLDAPTLEPAAAGAPPSAPVDAWAVTAAPKAAPGPAAAAHPPSSSPTPTSSSLRAEGRSGRIVLLGTALAVAVSAGAFFGFQALSRAPVPNPIPAPAPPEGAEPTPPEGAEPAPPALAGPEAAAQAAPVATPEPPAEPPSPRRGDKAPRRPREALPEAVVTRLDEAEALLSAGQTREAIRVAKQTLYERKSSRAFALIARAACREGDLTNARAYLQNVARADRGLVVAACARAGMDLGGP, from the coding sequence ATGCCCACCGACGGGAACTCCGACGCGTCCGATGTGCCGGTGACCGGACCACGCCCCTTTTTCGCCGAGAGCCTGGCCCCGGGGCTCGTGGTGGCCGACACCTATGAAATCACCCGGCTCATCGGCCGGGGCGGCATGGGGGCCGTGTGGGAGGCGAAACATCTGCGTCTGCCGGGGCGTCTGGTCGCGATCAAGGTGCTCCTGGGCGGAGCAGGCTCGGAGGAAGTTCTGGCGCGGTTTCGGCGGGAGGCCGAGATCGCGTCTCGCCTGGGGCATCCGCACATCGTCGACGTATTCGACTTCAACACGCTGCCGGATGGCACGCCTTACCAGGTCCTCGAGCGGCTGGTGGGCGAAAGCCTGGGGGAACGCTTGCGACGGGGACCGATGCCGCTGGCCGAGACCGTGGCGCTCGTCAGGCAAGTGGGCTCGGCCCTGGCCGCGGCCCACAGGGAAGGCGTCGTGCACCGGGACCTCAAACCGGAGAACATCTTTCTGACCCCGCCCGTGGGCGAGGGGCAGCTGTACCCGCGCGTGAAGATCCTCGACTTCGGTATCTCCAAGATTCGCGGTGCCCATTCCTTCAAGACCCAGGAATCGGTGGTCATGGGGACGCCCCAGTACATGTCACCCGAGCAGGCCTCGGGCCGAAACCAGGAGGTGGATCACCGCACGGACGTGTTTGCCTTGGGGGCGATCGTCTACGAAATGCTGTCGGGCCAGCCTGCGTTCCAGGGAGAGAACCCACTGGCCGTGATGGTGCAAGTGATCCAGGTTGAGCCCACACCGCTTGCGGCGCTGGTCAAGGACGTGCCGGAGCCGGTGCTTGCCGCCGTGGCTTCTGCCCTCACCAAGCCCTGGCAAGCGCGTTGTCCCGACGTGGCCACCTTCGTAAACGCCCTGAGTGGCCGTCCGCTCGACGCCCCCACGCTCGAGCCCGCGGCTGCGGGCGCCCCCCCGTCCGCTCCGGTGGATGCGTGGGCCGTCACGGCGGCCCCGAAGGCGGCTCCGGGGCCTGCGGCGGCCGCACATCCCCCTTCCTCTTCGCCGACGCCAACCTCGTCATCCCTGCGGGCGGAGGGCCGCTCGGGGCGCATCGTGCTGCTCGGCACCGCCCTTGCGGTGGCCGTGAGCGCCGGCGCGTTCTTCGGATTTCAGGCCCTGTCGCGGGCGCCTGTGCCGAATCCCATTCCCGCGCCCGCACCCCCCGAAGGCGCTGAGCCCACACCGCCCGAAGGCGCTGAGCCCGCACCCCCCGCGTTAGCAGGGCCCGAAGCCGCCGCACAGGCCGCTCCCGTAGCCACCCCGGAGCCGCCTGCCGAGCCCCCGAGCCCGCGCCGGGGCGACAAGGCCCCCCGCCGCCCCCGAGAGGCGCTGCCGGAGGCCGTGGTCACCCGGCTGGATGAGGCCGAAGCGCTCCTGTCGGCAGGCCAAACCCGCGAGGCCATCCGCGTGGCCAAGCAGACGCTTTACGAACGCAAATCGAGCCGCGCGTTCGCGCTCATCGCGCGCGCCGCCTGCCGCGAGGGGGACCTCACGAACGCGCGGGCCTACCTCCAAAACGTCGCCCGCGCCGACCGCGGCCTCGTGGTGGCCGCCTGTGCCCGCGCGGGCATGGACCTCGGTGGACCCTAA
- a CDS encoding carboxypeptidase regulatory-like domain-containing protein: MKFVYVLMALASICLPGAAWAQTTGTLSGTVWDQTGTPLAGVRLTLESPTQIGGAQQAVSDEGGRFRFAALTPGAFKLTASAPRLKTLVQTNLRISQGKTLDLDVVMEVEGAGVENAEEFVVEDKAPAVNTNNTTVGESYDAEFLDKLPLSSRSFQGVAALTPGAVDRQGTGNAQVRGGSFFNNSYQVDGFQTTDPVTQTFGQNFSFDAMSQVDVQTASFGAENSSTTGGVINIVTKSGSNRFEADGTATYTDEHMRFFEDNRDRGNNRQATMSLNVGGPIQKDRIWFFVSGQLVNVTSTIVADPARQLPDPPPFSVLGFDGLAKVTWQVNPRNKLELKGSYSVGDFRNVLQSPLVEPEAEARQFQRTLFTGLSLNSVLTDDLIAVARAGFQQIYLDVGPQSCLWDPNCSNVAGEVDFATGLSRRNFTSQSRQYRRTAELSGDLTYFKNTKSTGSHGLKLGLRFEALSNPAARTVPGDEVLGFIGQQEFLRQEVCVNDPRDENGNCRSGWLRTEIGSRKLLLHLSDQWRPTRYVTITPGLAFHRATSEDDRERIVTDIATVTPHIAVSWDPTHDGRTVIKASYNNYVDTGFLALAAFTSRQLTTRQCFYDTDIGGFVRDCRFTGGDQATTVGLPCGPDGRNPDGTSCATKLRAPRTHEVTLGAEREIVTGIVAKGDFVYRKFNHQWEDLETNAIWNQSGTAIRQDGGFKNGRSQFVFDLETPDEARRRYVGFTAGMLKREGLLRMNASYTWSRYEGTADSSFATLFLDNPGQTPYFYGPLDADIRHVARFLASYQVLPWLSMGGVYEFQSGPPYNRYIFDPVFGGFSRFATRRGFDSRGTLNPDDDVALRLPDFTSIDFQARANLRTLIGQNIDVFFDVLNVLALRTTLAVVEADTPLWGQVIFRNPPLRARLGLRYRF; this comes from the coding sequence ATGAAGTTCGTGTACGTGCTCATGGCGTTGGCGTCGATATGTCTCCCGGGGGCGGCTTGGGCGCAAACCACGGGCACGCTCAGCGGCACCGTCTGGGACCAAACGGGCACACCGCTCGCGGGGGTGCGGCTCACGCTCGAATCGCCCACGCAGATCGGCGGCGCCCAACAGGCCGTGAGTGACGAAGGTGGGCGTTTTCGGTTCGCCGCGCTGACGCCGGGGGCGTTCAAGCTCACGGCGTCCGCGCCCCGGCTCAAGACCCTGGTGCAGACCAATCTCCGGATCAGCCAGGGCAAAACCCTCGATCTCGACGTGGTGATGGAGGTCGAGGGCGCGGGTGTCGAGAATGCCGAAGAGTTCGTCGTCGAGGACAAAGCGCCAGCGGTCAACACGAACAACACGACCGTGGGAGAAAGCTACGACGCCGAGTTCCTCGACAAACTGCCCTTGTCGTCGCGCAGCTTTCAGGGCGTCGCCGCGCTGACCCCCGGCGCGGTGGACCGCCAGGGAACCGGCAACGCGCAGGTGCGGGGCGGCTCGTTTTTCAACAACAGCTACCAGGTGGACGGCTTCCAGACCACCGACCCCGTCACCCAGACCTTCGGCCAGAACTTCAGCTTCGATGCGATGTCGCAGGTCGACGTGCAAACGGCGTCCTTCGGCGCCGAAAACTCGAGCACCACGGGGGGCGTGATCAACATCGTCACGAAGAGCGGCTCGAACCGCTTCGAGGCGGACGGCACCGCGACCTACACCGATGAGCACATGCGTTTCTTCGAGGACAACCGCGACCGCGGGAACAACCGTCAGGCCACGATGAGCTTGAACGTGGGCGGTCCCATCCAAAAAGACCGCATCTGGTTTTTTGTCTCCGGCCAGCTCGTCAACGTGACGTCGACCATCGTGGCCGATCCGGCACGGCAGCTGCCGGACCCTCCGCCCTTTTCCGTGCTGGGCTTCGATGGGCTCGCCAAGGTGACCTGGCAGGTCAACCCCCGCAACAAGCTCGAGCTCAAGGGAAGCTACTCTGTGGGCGATTTCCGCAACGTCTTGCAGAGTCCCCTCGTGGAACCGGAGGCCGAGGCGCGCCAGTTTCAGCGCACGCTCTTTACCGGACTGTCCTTGAACTCGGTCCTCACGGACGATCTCATCGCGGTGGCCAGGGCGGGTTTTCAGCAGATCTATTTGGATGTGGGCCCTCAGTCCTGCCTGTGGGACCCCAACTGCTCGAATGTGGCAGGAGAGGTGGACTTTGCGACGGGCCTGTCCCGCCGAAACTTCACGTCCCAAAGCCGCCAGTATCGGCGCACGGCCGAGCTTTCGGGTGACCTGACCTACTTCAAGAATACGAAAAGCACCGGCAGCCACGGCCTCAAGCTGGGCCTGCGCTTCGAGGCGCTGTCCAACCCGGCGGCCCGGACCGTGCCGGGGGATGAAGTGTTGGGTTTCATCGGACAACAAGAGTTCCTGCGCCAGGAAGTCTGTGTGAACGATCCCCGCGACGAAAACGGCAACTGCCGTTCGGGGTGGCTGCGCACCGAAATTGGCAGCCGCAAGCTGCTCCTGCACCTGTCCGATCAGTGGCGCCCCACCCGCTACGTGACGATCACGCCTGGGCTCGCATTTCACCGGGCCACGTCCGAAGACGATCGGGAACGCATCGTGACCGACATCGCCACGGTCACGCCCCACATCGCGGTGTCCTGGGATCCCACCCACGACGGGCGCACCGTCATCAAGGCCAGCTACAACAACTACGTCGATACCGGCTTCCTGGCGCTGGCCGCTTTCACCAGCCGGCAGCTGACCACCCGACAATGCTTCTACGACACGGACATCGGTGGGTTCGTGCGAGATTGTCGCTTCACGGGGGGCGACCAGGCCACGACGGTGGGTTTGCCCTGTGGTCCTGACGGGCGCAACCCCGATGGCACGTCGTGCGCCACGAAGCTGCGCGCCCCGCGCACCCACGAAGTGACGCTGGGTGCAGAGCGGGAGATTGTGACGGGCATCGTGGCCAAGGGCGACTTCGTCTACCGCAAGTTCAACCACCAGTGGGAGGATCTCGAGACCAACGCGATCTGGAACCAAAGCGGCACGGCCATTCGCCAAGACGGTGGCTTCAAAAACGGCCGCAGCCAGTTCGTCTTCGATCTCGAGACGCCCGATGAGGCCCGCCGCCGCTACGTGGGCTTCACCGCGGGCATGCTCAAGCGCGAAGGGCTCTTGCGGATGAACGCGTCCTACACCTGGTCGCGCTACGAAGGCACGGCGGATTCCAGCTTCGCCACGCTCTTTTTGGATAACCCCGGCCAAACCCCCTACTTCTACGGCCCACTCGACGCGGACATCCGCCACGTGGCGCGCTTTTTGGCCAGCTATCAGGTGCTGCCCTGGCTCTCGATGGGGGGCGTTTACGAGTTTCAGTCGGGCCCGCCCTACAACCGGTACATCTTCGACCCGGTCTTCGGAGGCTTTTCGCGCTTTGCGACCCGCCGAGGTTTCGATTCACGGGGCACTCTCAACCCGGATGACGACGTGGCCTTGCGCCTGCCCGATTTCACCTCCATCGATTTTCAGGCCCGCGCGAATCTTCGCACGCTCATCGGACAAAACATCGATGTGTTCTTCGACGTGCTGAACGTGCTCGCGCTGCGCACCACGCTGGCCGTGGTCGAGGCCGACACACCGCTGTGGGGGCAGGTCATTTTTCGGAATCCGCCGCTGCGCGCCCGCCTTGGTCTGCGTTATCGCTTCTGA
- a CDS encoding acyl-CoA dehydrogenase family protein: MADAKPPFESITLTPGGGFLLEPTGKARVFTPEMLTEEQRMMRDTAEDFFRREVEPHIAQIEDKKPGMMPALLRKAGEVGLLGHDVPEAYGGLGGDKTSSSLIFEAMSRLGSWAVTFGAHVGIGAMPIVLFGNQAQRETYLPPICTGEKLAAYALTEPGSGSDALAAKTKAVLSADGKHYVLNGTKQYITNAGFADVFVVFAQIDGDKFTGFIIERNSPGLTVGPEEHKLGIRGSSTCPLILEDCQVPVENVLGDIGKGHKIAFNILNLGRFKLGVGSLGGAKFCLESGVKYAIERKQFGKSIAEFDLIRKKIGTIATNIYVAESMAFRTVGLIDARCIGISPDDPAAQTKEIEAVEEHSIEASIIKVFGSEMLHFTADETLQIFGGAGYITDYPIERVSRDARINRIFEGTNEINRLLVPGTLLKRTMQGRLGLMGLVGSVQKELADPSKIDRSVPEGPLGLERKKCDFAKRAVAYAASLGVQKYMQKISDKQELLGVLADCLIDIYAMDSAISRSLQLVESQGEQGSEIPIAMTRLYTATAHEQVFDRLREMLMWMSEEAEWAKEVKDINSYYELTRVNTFSLRRKIALHTIESGGYAL, translated from the coding sequence ATGGCCGACGCGAAACCCCCTTTCGAATCGATCACCCTCACCCCCGGCGGTGGCTTTTTGCTCGAGCCCACGGGCAAAGCCCGGGTCTTCACACCCGAGATGCTCACCGAAGAGCAGCGCATGATGCGCGACACGGCGGAAGACTTCTTCAGGCGAGAGGTCGAGCCGCACATCGCGCAGATCGAAGACAAGAAGCCCGGCATGATGCCCGCGCTTTTGCGCAAAGCCGGCGAGGTGGGTCTGCTGGGACACGACGTGCCCGAAGCCTACGGAGGGCTGGGCGGCGACAAGACCAGCTCGAGCCTCATCTTCGAGGCCATGAGCCGCCTGGGGTCCTGGGCGGTGACCTTCGGGGCCCACGTGGGGATTGGCGCCATGCCGATCGTGCTCTTCGGCAACCAAGCCCAGCGCGAGACGTACCTTCCTCCGATTTGCACGGGCGAAAAGCTTGCGGCCTACGCGCTCACCGAGCCCGGCTCCGGTTCGGACGCCCTGGCCGCCAAGACGAAGGCGGTGTTGTCTGCGGATGGCAAACACTATGTGCTCAACGGCACGAAGCAGTACATCACGAACGCAGGCTTCGCGGATGTCTTCGTGGTGTTTGCCCAGATCGACGGGGACAAGTTCACGGGGTTCATCATCGAGCGCAACAGCCCCGGGCTCACCGTAGGCCCCGAAGAGCACAAGCTGGGCATTCGCGGCAGCTCCACCTGTCCCCTGATCTTGGAAGACTGCCAGGTGCCAGTGGAGAACGTGCTGGGGGACATCGGCAAGGGCCACAAGATCGCCTTCAACATCTTGAACCTCGGCCGCTTCAAGCTCGGGGTGGGCTCACTGGGCGGCGCCAAGTTCTGCCTGGAGAGCGGCGTCAAATACGCCATCGAGCGCAAGCAGTTCGGAAAATCGATCGCCGAGTTCGATCTCATTCGCAAGAAGATCGGGACCATCGCGACGAACATCTACGTGGCCGAGTCGATGGCCTTCCGTACCGTGGGGCTCATTGACGCCCGCTGCATCGGCATCTCACCCGATGATCCAGCCGCGCAGACCAAAGAGATCGAAGCGGTGGAGGAACACTCGATCGAGGCGTCGATCATCAAGGTCTTCGGCTCCGAGATGCTGCACTTCACGGCCGACGAAACGCTGCAGATCTTCGGCGGCGCCGGGTACATCACGGACTACCCCATCGAGCGCGTGAGCCGCGATGCGCGCATCAACCGCATCTTCGAGGGAACGAACGAGATCAACCGTCTCTTGGTTCCCGGCACCCTCCTCAAGCGCACCATGCAGGGTCGGCTGGGCTTGATGGGCCTCGTGGGGTCCGTGCAAAAGGAGCTGGCCGACCCCTCGAAGATCGATCGCAGCGTGCCCGAAGGGCCTCTCGGTCTCGAGCGGAAAAAGTGCGACTTCGCCAAGCGGGCGGTGGCCTACGCCGCATCACTCGGGGTGCAAAAGTACATGCAGAAGATCTCCGACAAACAAGAGCTGTTGGGGGTTCTGGCGGACTGTCTCATCGATATCTATGCGATGGATTCGGCGATCAGCCGCTCCTTGCAGCTGGTCGAGAGCCAGGGCGAGCAGGGCTCGGAGATCCCCATTGCCATGACCCGTCTTTACACGGCCACGGCGCACGAGCAGGTCTTCGATCGACTCCGCGAGATGCTGATGTGGATGTCGGAGGAGGCCGAGTGGGCCAAAGAGGTCAAGGACATCAACAGCTACTACGAGCTCACGCGGGTCAACACCTTCTCGCTGCGCCGGAAGATCGCTCTTCACACCATCGAGTCGGGTGGGTACGCGCTTTAG
- a CDS encoding molybdopterin molybdotransferase MoeA: MLASFEEALGQVQAFAASLPVSARHERVSLAQAVGRVLAEEVRADRDQPPFDRSTRDGFAVRAADLVAEPRSLTCVGTVAAGERFAGQLAAGECVEIMTGAPLPEGADAVVMVEHTSRSPNDAATVLFTAGIQAGDNVVPRAAEALAGAPVVPVGRRLDPATLGLLASVGKAVPLVTRRPRVAVITTGNEVVPVGGSPAPHQIRNSNEAMLTAAVQRFGGECHGLGPVSDDPSALRHMLQVALAADLVIVTGGVSKGKHDHVKAVLESLGATFHLAGVAMRPGKPFVLAEVAAGRRRVPVLGLPGNPLSALVAFGLFGRSVLARLAGLPPWAPRFFALPLAVPLAQAPVAFTSLAPARLAGQGVDLTVEPLDFQGSGDLVAMADADVLICLPPQTAAVAAGSFVRVVDKA, translated from the coding sequence ATGCTGGCGTCCTTCGAGGAAGCTCTGGGTCAGGTTCAGGCGTTCGCGGCTTCGTTGCCCGTCTCGGCACGACATGAACGAGTGTCGTTGGCCCAAGCCGTGGGGCGCGTGCTTGCCGAAGAGGTGCGCGCCGATCGCGACCAGCCTCCGTTCGATCGCAGCACCCGAGACGGCTTCGCGGTGAGAGCCGCCGACCTCGTCGCGGAACCTCGCAGCCTCACCTGCGTGGGCACGGTGGCTGCAGGCGAGCGCTTCGCGGGGCAGCTCGCGGCCGGTGAGTGCGTGGAGATCATGACGGGCGCCCCCCTGCCCGAAGGGGCAGATGCCGTCGTGATGGTCGAGCACACGTCGCGAAGCCCAAACGACGCAGCGACCGTGCTCTTCACCGCCGGGATCCAAGCGGGGGACAACGTGGTTCCCCGGGCCGCCGAAGCGCTGGCCGGGGCGCCCGTGGTGCCCGTGGGCCGGCGCCTGGACCCGGCCACCCTCGGCTTGCTCGCCTCCGTGGGCAAGGCCGTACCCTTGGTGACCCGGCGCCCCCGGGTGGCCGTGATCACCACGGGTAACGAGGTCGTACCCGTGGGGGGCAGTCCGGCCCCTCACCAGATCCGCAACTCCAATGAAGCCATGCTGACCGCGGCCGTGCAGCGTTTCGGCGGGGAGTGCCATGGCCTTGGCCCGGTGTCGGATGATCCCTCGGCACTGCGGCACATGCTTCAGGTGGCGCTGGCCGCCGACCTGGTCATCGTGACGGGCGGCGTCTCGAAAGGAAAACACGATCACGTCAAGGCCGTGCTCGAGAGCCTGGGCGCCACGTTTCACCTGGCCGGTGTGGCCATGCGGCCCGGCAAGCCCTTCGTGCTGGCGGAGGTGGCTGCAGGCCGGCGGCGGGTGCCGGTGTTGGGGCTACCGGGCAATCCGCTCTCCGCCCTCGTGGCGTTTGGCTTGTTCGGACGGTCCGTGTTGGCCCGGCTGGCCGGCCTGCCCCCCTGGGCCCCCCGCTTCTTTGCGCTCCCCCTGGCGGTGCCTTTGGCGCAGGCACCGGTGGCTTTCACGAGCCTTGCGCCGGCGCGTCTTGCGGGCCAGGGCGTCGACCTCACGGTGGAGCCCCTCGACTTCCAGGGCTCGGGAGATCTCGTCGCCATGGCGGACGCTGACGTGCTGATCTGTTTGCCTCCCCAGACGGCCGCGGTCGCCGCCGGATCGTTCGTGCGGGTGGTGGACAAGGCCTAG
- the galE gene encoding UDP-glucose 4-epimerase GalE has protein sequence MNVLITGGAGYIGSVLSRQLLAEGHHVTIYDNLSRGFRESVAPLARFVHGDILDRAYLGETLRAHKVDAVVHMAGLIAVGESVREPALYYHQNVTGGLTLLDAMRDANVSRIVFSSTAAVYGEPQRIPIEESDAKLPTNPYGETKWTFEKALAWYGPAYGLHTACLRYFNAAGATEDAGERHEPETHLIPLILRAAAGVSPAITIFGDDFPTRDGTCVRDYIHVLDLARAHVLALEALARGDKALVYNLGCGGEGYTVKEVIDVARKVTGKEVPVKKGPRREGDSAVLVAGSDKIKRELGWRPERQDLGVIIESAWKFMRTYQLG, from the coding sequence ATGAACGTACTCATCACCGGCGGCGCCGGCTACATCGGCAGTGTGCTGTCTCGGCAGCTCTTGGCCGAGGGCCATCACGTCACCATCTACGACAATCTCTCCCGCGGCTTTCGTGAATCCGTGGCCCCACTGGCGCGGTTCGTCCACGGCGACATCTTGGACCGCGCGTACCTGGGCGAGACCTTGCGGGCCCACAAGGTGGACGCCGTCGTGCACATGGCGGGCCTCATCGCCGTGGGCGAATCGGTGCGTGAGCCCGCGCTCTACTACCACCAGAACGTGACGGGTGGCCTCACGCTGCTGGACGCCATGCGGGACGCCAACGTGTCACGCATCGTTTTCTCTTCGACGGCGGCGGTCTACGGTGAACCGCAGCGGATCCCGATCGAGGAGAGCGATGCGAAGCTGCCGACCAACCCCTACGGGGAAACCAAATGGACCTTCGAGAAGGCGCTCGCATGGTACGGACCGGCCTACGGGCTGCATACGGCCTGCCTGCGCTACTTCAACGCCGCAGGCGCGACCGAGGATGCCGGCGAACGCCACGAGCCCGAAACGCACCTCATCCCGCTCATTCTGCGTGCCGCGGCTGGGGTGTCGCCAGCCATCACGATCTTCGGCGATGACTTTCCCACCCGTGACGGGACCTGCGTGCGCGACTACATCCACGTGCTCGATCTGGCACGGGCCCACGTTCTCGCCCTGGAAGCGCTGGCCCGTGGCGACAAGGCGCTGGTTTACAACCTGGGCTGCGGCGGCGAGGGCTACACGGTCAAGGAAGTCATCGACGTGGCCAGGAAGGTAACGGGCAAGGAGGTTCCCGTAAAAAAGGGCCCGCGCCGCGAAGGCGACTCTGCGGTGCTGGTCGCAGGTTCGGACAAGATCAAGCGCGAGCTGGGCTGGCGCCCGGAGCGACAAGACCTGGGCGTCATCATCGAATCTGCCTGGAAGTTCATGCGCACCTACCAGCTGGGCTGA